A window of the Microbulbifer aggregans genome harbors these coding sequences:
- a CDS encoding glutamine synthetase family protein yields the protein MSLQQKFSPSPEVLSESQNFLEQNPDLKWVEGFVFDINGIPRGKWLPAESAEKLLGGGLQMPRSAVSLDVWGRDIENSPLVFASGDSDGVCVPVSPLAQAPWHREKTAQLHMQLYEADGSPLYADPRAQLQRVVKRLEDLGYRAVVATELEFYLLREDVDHLARPRPVSDNDAELVPSTDVYDLSELDAQRHFFTDVRTACEAQGIPADSILSECAPGQFEINLLHCDDPLKVADQTLLFKHLLKGVARSHGLRVSTMAKPFGDQAGNGMHVHMSLVDAEGNNVFNDGSDEGSELLRQAAAGMLATANDAMAFFAPHANSYRRFQESSHAPLNLCWGYDNRTTTLRVPASAPAARRIEHRIAGADVNPYLVLAAILSGVCYGLENRLEAPEPVTGDAYQVESEQLVNTWSGALRRFEQSPLWQKYLDPRFIELFLLLKRQELLEIASRVTDVEYQSYLHRV from the coding sequence ATGTCATTACAACAAAAATTTTCCCCGTCCCCTGAAGTGCTCAGTGAGTCGCAAAACTTTCTGGAGCAGAATCCCGACCTGAAATGGGTCGAGGGTTTCGTGTTCGATATCAACGGAATTCCCCGCGGCAAGTGGTTGCCTGCGGAGTCGGCAGAGAAGCTGCTGGGCGGTGGCCTGCAGATGCCCCGCAGTGCGGTCAGCCTCGATGTCTGGGGGCGTGACATCGAAAACAGCCCTCTGGTGTTTGCCAGTGGCGATAGTGACGGTGTTTGCGTGCCGGTCTCTCCTCTGGCGCAGGCTCCCTGGCACAGGGAGAAAACGGCACAGCTCCATATGCAGCTTTACGAAGCCGATGGCTCGCCGCTCTACGCCGACCCGCGGGCCCAGTTGCAGCGAGTGGTGAAGCGTCTGGAGGACCTGGGCTACCGGGCGGTAGTGGCCACAGAGCTGGAGTTCTATCTGTTGCGTGAGGACGTTGACCATCTGGCGCGCCCCCGTCCGGTGAGTGACAACGACGCCGAATTGGTTCCCTCCACGGATGTCTACGATCTGTCGGAACTGGACGCCCAGCGCCACTTCTTCACTGACGTGCGCACGGCTTGTGAAGCCCAGGGCATCCCGGCGGACTCGATTCTCTCTGAGTGCGCCCCCGGACAGTTTGAGATCAACCTCCTGCACTGCGATGACCCGCTGAAGGTGGCGGACCAGACGCTGTTATTCAAGCATCTGCTCAAGGGTGTCGCGCGCAGCCATGGCCTGCGTGTAAGCACCATGGCAAAGCCCTTTGGGGACCAGGCCGGTAACGGCATGCACGTGCACATGAGTCTGGTCGATGCCGAGGGCAACAATGTCTTCAACGATGGCAGCGACGAAGGCTCAGAGCTGTTGCGCCAGGCGGCGGCCGGTATGCTGGCCACTGCGAATGACGCGATGGCATTTTTCGCGCCGCACGCCAACTCTTATCGCCGTTTTCAGGAGAGTTCCCACGCTCCCCTGAACCTCTGCTGGGGTTATGACAACCGCACCACCACCCTGCGGGTGCCTGCGAGTGCACCGGCGGCGCGTCGCATCGAGCACCGTATTGCGGGCGCAGATGTGAATCCCTACCTGGTCCTGGCGGCGATCCTGAGCGGTGTCTGCTATGGTCTGGAAAATCGCCTGGAAGCGCCAGAACCGGTGACCGGAGATGCATACCAGGTCGAAAGTGAGCAGTTGGTCAATACGTGGAGTGGCGCCTTGCGGCGGTTCGAGCAGAGCCCCCTATGGCAGAAATACCTGGACCCGCGGTTTATCGAACTCTTCCTTCTTTTAAAGCGGCAGGAACTGCTGGAGATCGCCTCCCGCGTGACTGACGT